AGGTGTAACGGCTATTACAGATGCTTGTGATTCAGATTTAACCATAACTAGTAGTGATAGTTCTGTAGCAGGAACCTGTCCAACAGTATTTGTAGTAACTCGTACGTATACGATTACAGACGATTGTGGAAATAGTACAGATATCCAACAAACAATCAATATCAAAGATGAAACAGCTCCATCAGTAACAGGAAGCTTAAACTCAATAGACCAAGAAGGGTGTGAGGCAAGTGATGCACCAGCAGCAGTAACTACTGTAGCAGGTTTAGTTGCTTTAGGAGGTGTAACGGCTATTACAGATGCCTGTGATTCAGACTTAACCGTAACTAGTAGTGATAGTTCTGTAGCAGGAACCTGTCCAACAGTATTTGTAGTAACACGTACTTATACAGTAACAGACGATTGTGGAAATAGTACAGATATTCAACAAACAATTAATATTGTAGATACCACAGATCCTACTTGGACAAATGAACCAACGGATATGACTAGCGTAGTATGTGATCCAGCTACTAATGCACAAACTTTTAGTGATTGGTTAGCAAGTTTTAGTGGAACAGATAGTTGTGGAACGGCAAGCGTAACACATAATAGTACTGGATTAAGTGATGCTTGTGGAGGAACAGGAACAGAAACAGTTACGTTTACTTTAACAGATGGGTGTGGCAATAGTATTACTAAAGATGCAACGTTTACGATTATAGATACAACAAACCCTGTGATAACAGTACAAGCTCAAAATATAGAAGTAGAGTGTGACGGATCTGGGAATAATAATGAAATCCAAACATGGTTAGATAATAATGGAAATGCAGAAGCAACAGATACTTGTGGAGATGTTACTTGGAGCAATGATTATAATGGAGCAACATCCGATTGTTCTACTCCTGTATTAGTAACTTTCACAGCAACGGATGCATGTGGAAACAGTATAACTACCTCTGCAACTTACGCAATAAAAGATACGGTTGTTCCTACAATAACCGTACAAGCAGCAGATGAAACGGTAGAATGTGATGGAAGTGGTAATACAACAGCATTACAAACTTGGTTAAATTCTAATGGAGGAGCAACAGCAAGTGATGATTGTTCTTCGATTACTTGGACAAATAACTACACAGAACTTTCAAATGGTTGTAGTCCAGTTAACGGATCAGCAACAGTAACTTTTAGAGCAACTGATGGATGTGGTAATTTTAGTGAGACCACTGCAACTTTCACCATTCAAGATGTTACAGCACCAGTAGTAACGGGTAGTTTAAACTCAATAGATCAAGAAGGTTGTGAGGCAAGTGATGCTCCAGCTGCAGTAACTACTGTAGCAGGTTTAGTTGCTTTAGGAGGCGTAACCGCAATTACAGATGCTTGTGATTCAGATTTAACCGTAACAAGTAGTGATAGCTCTGTAGCAGGAACCTGTCCAACAGTATTTGTAGTAACACGTACGTATACAGTAACAGATGATTGTGGAAACAGTACTGATATTCAACAAACGATCAATATCAAAGATGAAACAGCACCAGTAGTAACAGGAAGCTTAAACTCAATAGACCAAGAAGGTTGTGAGGCAAGTGATGCTCCAGCTGCGGTAACTACAGTAGCAGGCTTGATAGCTTTAGGAGGAGTAACCGCAATTACAGATGCTTGTGATTCAGACCTAACGGTAACCAGTAGTGATAGTTCTGTAGCAGGAACCTGTCCAACAGTATTTGTAGTAACTCGTACATATACGATTACAGACGATTGTGGAAACAGTACAGATATCCAACAAACGATTAATATTATAGATACCACTGATCCTACTTGGACAAATGAACCAACGGATATGACTAGTGTAGTATGTGATCCAGCTACTAATGCACAAACTTTTAGTGATTGGTTAGCAAGTTTTAGTGGAACAGATAGTTGTGGAACGGCAAGCGTAACACATAATAGTACTGGATTAAGTGATGCTTGTGGAGGAACAGGAACAGAAACAGTTACGTTTACTTTAACAGATGGGTGTGGCAATAGTATTACTAAAGATGCAACGTTTACGATTATAGATACAACAAACCCTGTGATAACAGTACAAGCTCAAAATATAGAAGTAGAGTGTGACGGATCTGGGAATAATAATGAAATCCAAACATGGTTAGATAATAATGGAAATGCAGAAGCAACAGATATTTGTGGAGATGTTACTTGGAGTAATGATTATAATGGAGCAACATCCGATTGTTCTACTCCTGTATTAGTAACTTTCACAGCAACGGATGCATGTGGAAACAGTATAACTACCTCTGCAACTTACGCAATAAAAGATACGGTTGTTCCTACAATAACAGTACAAGCAGCAGATGAAACGGTAGAATGTGATGGAAGTGGCAATACAACTGCATTACAAATTTGGTTAGATTCTAATGGGGGAGCAACAGCAAGTGATGATTGTTCTTCAATTACTTGGACAAATAACTATACTGAGATTTCAAATGGTTGTAGTCCAGTTAACGGATCAGCAACAGTAACTTTTAGAGCAACCGATGGATGTGGTAATTTTAGTGAGACCACTGCAAATTTCACCATTCAAGATACAAATGATCCTACTTTTGTAGAGGCATTACCAGGAAATATGGTAGTTAGTTGTGATGCGATACCAGATCCAGTAGTATTGACAGCGACTGATAATTGTGATACACAGGTAGATGTAGTATATACACAAACTACAAGTGGAGATGATGATGCGTGTCCATCGGAATATATAATCACTAGAAAATGGGTTGTAAACGATTGTTCAGGAAACACAATTGAACATATACAAACATTGACCATAGAAGATACTACAGCACCAACTTTTGTAGAAACTTTGCCAGAGGATGTTACTGTTAGTTGTGATAACATCCCTAATCCAGTAGTGTTAACGGCTACCGATAATTGTGATGCCCAAGTGGATGTAGTATATACGGAAACGAATACAGGTCATGATGATGCTTGTGGATCGGAGTATATGATAACGAGAAAGTGGAGTGTTAGTGACTGTTCAGGGAATACAACAAATCATATTCAAACAATTACAGTTCAAGATTTAGAAGCCCCAGAATTTGTAGAGGCATTACCAGGAGATATGGTAGTTAGTTGTGATGCGATACCAGATCCAGTAGTATTGACAGCGACTGATAATTGTGATACACAGGTAGATGTAGTATATACACAAACTACAAGTGGAGATGATGATGCGTGTCCATCGGAATATATAATCACTAGAAAATGGGTTGTAAATGATTGTTCAGGAAACACAATTGAACATGTACAAACATTGACCATAGAAGATACAACGGCACCAACTTTTGTAGAAACTTTGCCAGAGGATGTTACTGTTAGTTGTGATAACATCCCTAATCCGGTAGTGTTAACGGCTACCGATAATTGTGATGCCCAAGTGGATGTAGTATATACGGAAACGAATACAGGTCATGATGATGCCTGTGGATCGGAATATATGATAACGAGAAAGTGGAGTGTTAGTGACTGTTCAGGGAATACGACAAATCATATTCAAACAATTACAGTTCAAGATTTAGAAGCTCCAGAATTTGTAGAGGTATTACCAGGAGATATGGTAGTTAGTTGTGATGCAATACCAGACCCAGTAGTATTGACAGCGACTGATAATTGTGATACACAGGTAGATGTAGTATATACACAAACTACAAGTGGAGATGATGATGCATGTCCATCGGAATATATAATTACTAGAAAATGGGTTGTAAACGATTGTTCAGGAAACACAACAGAACATGTACAAACGATCAATGTAGAAGATACTACAGCACCCGTCTTTGTAGAAGCGTTACCAGCAAATGCGACAGTTAGTTGTGATGCAATTCCAGATCCAGTAGCATTGACAGCGACTGATAATTGTGATACACAGGTAGATGTAGTATATACACAAACTACAAGTGGAGATGATGATGCATGTCCATCGGAATATATAATTACTAGAAAATGGGTTGTAAACGATTGTGCAGGAAATACTACAGAACATGTACAAACGATCAATGTAGAAGATACTACAGCACCAGTCTTTGTAGAAGCGTTACCAGCAAATGCGACAGTTAGTTGTGATGCAATTCCAGAAGCTGAAGTTTTAACAGCAACTGATAATTGTGATGCTCAGGTAAGTGTAAACTATAGCGAATCATTCTCAGGTAATGACGATGCATGTCCATCAGTTTATACTATTACAAGAACTTGGAGTGTTAGTGATTGTGCAGGAAATACTACAGAACATGTACAAACGATCAATGTAGAAGATACTACAGCACCAACTTTTGTAGAAGCGTTACCAGCAAATGCGACAGTTAGTTGTGATGCAATTCCAGAAGCAGAAGTTTTAACAGCAACTGATAATTGTGATGCTCAGGTAAGTGTAAACTATAGCGAATCATTCTCAGGTAATGACGATGCATGTCCATCAATTTATACTATTACAAGAACTTGGAGTGTTAGTGATTGTGCAGGAAATACTACAGAACATGTACAAACGATCAATGTAGAAGATACTACAGCACCAACTTTTGTAGAAGCGTTACCAGCAAATGCGACAGTTAGTTGTGATGCAATTCCAGAAGCAGAAGTTTTAACGGCAATTGATAATTGTGATGCTCAGGTAAGTGTAAATTATAGCGAATCATTCTCAGGCAATGATGATGCATGTCCATCAGTATATACCATTACAAGAACTTGGAGTGTTAGCGATTGTGCAGGAAATACTACAGAACATGTACAAACGATCAATGTAGAAGATACTACAGCACCAACTTTTGTAGAAGCGTTACCAGCAAATGCGACAGTTAGTTGTGATGCAATTCCAGAAGCAGAAGTTTTAACAGCAACTGATAATTGTGATGCTCAGGTAAGTGTAAACTATAGCGAATCATTCTCAGGTAATGACGATGCATGTCCATCAGTTTATACTATTACAAGAACTTGGAGTGTTAGTGATTGTGCAGGAAATACTACAGAACATGTACAAACGATCAATGTAGAAGATACTACAGCACCAGTCTTTGTAGAAACATTACCAGCGAATGTAACGGTGAGTTGTGATGCAATTCCAGAAGCTGAAGTTTTAACAGCAACTGATAATTGTGATGCTCAGGTAAGTGTAAACTATAGCGAATCATTCTCAGGTAATGACGATGCATGTCCATCAGTTTATACTATTACAAGAACTTGGAGTGTTAGTGATTGTGCAGGAAATACTACAGAACATGTACAAACGATTAATGTAGAAGATACTACAGCACCAACTTTTGTAGAAGCGTTACCAGCAAATGCGACAGTTAGTTGTGATGCAATTCCAGAAGCAGAAGTTTTAACAGCAACTGATAATTGTGATGCTCAGGTAAGTGTAAACTATAGCGAATCATTCTCAGGTAATGACGATGCATGTCCATCAATTTATACTATTACAAGAACTTGGAGTGTTAGTGATTGTGCAGGAAATACTACAGAACATGTACAAACGATTAATGTAGAAGATACTACAGCACCAACTTTTGTAGAAGCGTTACCAGCAAATGCGACAGTTAGTTGTGATGCAATTCCAGAAGCAGAAGTTTTAACAGCAACTGATAATTGTGATGCTCAGGTAAGTGTAAACTATAGCGAATCATTCTCAGGTAATGACGATGCATGTCCATCAATTTATACTATTACAAGAACTTGGAGTGTTAGTGATTGTGCAGGAAATACTACAGAACATGTACAAACGATCAATGTAGAAGATACTACAGCACCAACTTTTGTAGAAGCGTTACCAGCAAATGCGACAGTTAGTTGTGATGCAATTCCAGAAGCAGAAGTTTTAACAGCAACTGATAATTGTGATGCTCAGGTAAGTGTAAACTATAGCGAATCATTCTCAGGTAATGACGATGCATGTCCATCAATTTATACTATTACAAGAACTTGGAGTGTTAGTGATTGTGCAGGAAATACTACAGAACATGTACAAACGATCAATGTAGAAGATACTACAGCACCAGTCTTTGTAGAAGCGTTACCAGCAAATGCGACAGTTAGTTGTGATGCAATTCCAGAAGCAGAAGTTTTAACGGCAATTGATAATTGTGATGCTCAGGTAAGTGTAAATTATAGCGAATCATTCTCAGGCAATGATGATGCATGTCCATCAGTATATACCATTACAAGAACTTGGAGTGTTAGCGATTGTGCAGGAAATACTACAGAACATGTACAAACGATCAATGTAGAAGATACTACAGCACCAGTCTTTGTAGAAGCGTTACCAGCAAATGCGACAGTTAGTTGTGATGCAATTCCAGAAGCAGAAGTTTTAACAGCAACTGATAATTGTGATGCTCAGGTAAGTGTAAACTATAGCGAATCATTCTCAGGTAATGACGATGCATGTCCATCAGTTTATACTATTACAAGAACTTGGAGTGTTAGTGATTGTGCAGGAAATACTACAGAACATGTACAAACGATCAATGTAGAAGATACTACAGCACCAGTCTTTGTAGAAACATTACCAGCGAATGTAACGGTGAGTTGTGATGCAATTCCAGAAGCAGAAGTTTTAACAGCAACTGATAATTGTGATGCTCAGGTAAGTGTAAACTATAGCGAATCATTCTCAGGTAATGACGATGCATGTCCATCAGTTTATACTATTACAAGAACTTGGAGTGTTAGTGATTGTGCAGGAAATACTACAGAACATGTACAAACGATCAATGTAGAAGATACTACGGCACCAACTTTTGTAGAAGCGTTACCAGCAAATGCGACAGTTAGTTGTGATGCAATTCCAGAAGCAGAAGTTTTAACAGCAACTGATAATTGTGATTCAGAAGTGATTGTAGTATATAACGAAGAACAGGGAACAGCAGCCGAAGGTTGTGCTTCATCATATACCATTACAAGAACCTGGAGTGTAAGTGATTGTGCAGGTAATGAAACAATTCATGAACAAGTAATCACAGTAGAAGATACAGAAGCTCCAATTTTGATAACATCTTTAGACGAAGAAATTACAGTTGAATGTGATGCGATTCCAGAAATTCCAGAATTAGAATTCGAAGATAATTGTACAGAGAATATTACTGATATCGATTTTGAAGAGACCAATACTTTTGATGGTACTGATGCTGATTATACAATCATAAGGGTATGGACAGTAAGTGACGAATGTGGTAATACTTCTGAATTTACGCAGCAGATTAATGTGTCTGTAAATGAAAATATTACAGAAGTGTCAGATTCAAAATGTATAGATGATGGTATTGTTGATTTAAATGATTATTTGAATGATCAAAGTACAGACGGAACATGGGAAGTGGTATCAGGAAATCTTTTATTAGAATCAGATGGAACATTCGATCCGCAAGATTTAGAATTGGGAGATTATGTCTTTAGTTATACGGTTTCGGATGAAGGATGTTTAGATACAACAAGAGTAACCATTAACATTAATGATGATTGTGTTGTGTTACCATGTGGACAAGAAGATGTTATGATTTCTAAGGCAGTAACTCCTAACGGGGATCAATGGAATGAAAATTTTGAGGTAACAGGAGTTGAAAGTTGTGGATTTATAGTAAAAGTACAAATATTTAATAGATGGGGATCAAAAGTATACCAATCTAACAACTATACAAATAATTGGAATGGAATAACAGATGGCGCCTCATTTGGAGGAGCAACAAGACTACCAGCGGGAACTTACTACTACATTGTAGAGCTAGAAAACAGTGGTTTAAAACCATTTACAGGAGCAATTTATTTAGGAACCAAATAAGTATAAGCTATGAAGCAATATTACAAACTTTATAGAGTAGTAGCACTACTATTCTTATTAATTACGAGTGAAGTAGTAGGACAACAATTACCTCAGTTTACACAGTATATGTATAATACTATTTCTATAAACCCAGCGTACGCTGGGAGTAGAGAAGTGTTGAGTATTGTGGGATTACATAGAAGTCAATGGGCAGGTTTAGATAGAGCACCAGAAACACAAACATTATCAATTCATACACCATTAAGAAATGAAAGGATTGGATTAGGTTTGTCTTTTATAAATGATAAATTAGGATATGAAAATTTCACTTTTTTGTATGGCGATTTTTCCTACACGGTCAACTTAAGTGAAGAAACTAAACTAGCATTTGGATTAAAAGCTGGATTCTCTCAATATTCAATTGATAATGCGTTGCGAAATGCGGAGGCCTCAGATCCTGGTATTGCAG
The sequence above is a segment of the Tenacibaculum sp. 190130A14a genome. Coding sequences within it:
- a CDS encoding gliding motility-associated C-terminal domain-containing protein; amino-acid sequence: MKNFIKNISLFIGLVFAFNSGIITAQIKKSFQPRFSEAVNGNVTLIANNVLSRHQSNNYNGSDGNHDFSDNVFVDIDSDTSTFNSSNANFVNPDPSQSCLSIKKAYLYWAAADREEDDPDDEPDWDYNKVKLQLPGSSGYTTITADEVIYRGRDETNHFVNDPYICFKDITNDVKALTSPYGTYQIANVRAKQGSLTSHGGGNTGTSGGWQIVFVYESPVLPAKNISLFDGYAHVTSSVNNFEIGFSGFQTVPSGTVNADVVIGALEGDRDLSGDRLQIRNVSNNWVDLSYSLRSANNFFNSFIGKNGSGFTNRNPASTNTLGFDADVFPLSNPSNSIIGNNQTSATIRLTSDQETYGLFLIGLSVDVWKPDLAPLILTSAPPTGSSANVGDMVDFSVAVENNGNDDVKNLKIETTIPQEVDLIEPITGLPTGVTYTYNSGTRVLTFNVVDGITDVGDPSYTLGFKVTVKNQCYFLEGSCSDKFQLQLTATYIGEENSNIQTTLSSNGTDACGIGDDQPNTININQPDEASWTTAAGTLNRTVSCDDTIGLQAAQLLAPVASCNLTITKTTGAFVPSIDCPTNGTYTNTWTFTDGCGRESGVFTQVITIQDVTAPVVTGNLNSIDQEGCEASDAPAAVTTVAGLIALGGVTAITDACDSDLTVTSSDSSVAGTCPTVFVVTRTYTVTDDCGNSTDIQQTINIKDETAPVVTGSLNSIDQEGCEASDAPAAVTTVAGLIALGGVTAITDACDSDLTVTSSDSSVTGTCPTVFVVTRTYTVTDDCGNSTDIQQTINIKDETAPVVTGSLNSIDQEGCEASDAPAAVTTVAGLIALGGVTAITDACDSDLTVTSSDSSVAGTCPTVFVVTRTYTVTDDCGNSTDIQQTINIKDETAPVVTGSLNSIDQEGCEASDAPAAVTTVAGLVALGGVTAITDACDSDLTVTSSDSSIAGTCPTVFVVTRTYTITDDCGNSTDIQQTINIKDETAPVVTGSLNAIDQEGCEASDAPAAVTTVAGLVALGGVTAITDACDSDLTVTSSDSSVAGTCPTVFVVTRTYTITDDCGNSTDIQQTINIKDETAPVVTGSLNSIDQEGCEASDAPAAVTTVAGLVALGGVTAITDACDSDLTVTSSDSSVAGTCPTVFVVTRTYTITDDCGNSTDIQQTINIKDETAPVVTGSLNSIDQEGCDASDAPAAVTTVAGLIALGGVTAITDACDSDLTVTSSDSSVAGTCPTVFVVTRTYTITDDCGNSTDIQQTINIKDETAPVVTGSLNSIDQEGCEASDAPAAVTTVAGLIALGGVTAITDACDSDLTVTSSDSSVAGTCPTVFVVTRTYTVTDDCGNSTDIQQTINIKDETAPSVTGSLNSIDQEGCEASDAPAAVTTVAGLIALGGVTAITDACDSDLTVTSSDSSVAGTCPTVFVVTRTYTITDDCGNSTDIQQTINIKDETAPVVTGSLNSIDQEGCEASDAPAAVTTVAGLIALGGVTAITDACDSDLTVTSSDSSVAGTCPTVFVVTRTYTITDDCGNSTDIQQTINIKDETAPSVTGSLNSIDQEGCEASDAPAAVTTVAGLIALGGVTAITDACDSDLTVTSSDSSVAGICPTVFVVTRTYTITDDCGNSTDIQQTINIKDETAPVVTGSLNSIDQEGCEASDAPAAVTTVAGLIALGGVTAITDACDSDLTITSSDSSVAGTCPTVFVVTRTYTITDDCGNSTDIQQTINIKDETAPVVTGSLNSIDQEGCEASDAPAAVTTVAGLIALGGVTAITDACDSDLTVTSSDSSVAGTCPTVFVVTRTYTITDDCGNSTDIQQTINIIDTTDPTWTNEPTDMTSVACDPATNAQTFSDWLASFSGTDSCGTASVTHNSTGLSDACGGTGTETVTFTLTDGCGNSITKDATFTIIDTTNPVITVQAQNIEVECDGSGNNNEIQTWLDNNGNAEATDTCGDVTWSNDYNGATSDCSTPVLVTFTATDACGNSITTSATYAIKDTVVPTITVQAADETVECDGSGNTTALQTWLNSNGGATASDDCSSITWTNNYTELSNGCSPVNGSATVTFRATDGCGNFSETTATFTIQDVTAPVVTGSLNSIDQEGCEASDAPAAVTTVAGLIALGGVTAITDACDSDLTVTSSDSSVAGTCPIVFVVTRTYTITDDCGNSTDIQQTINIKDETAPVVTGSLNSIDQEGCEASDAPAAVTTVAGLVALGGVTAITDACDSDLTVTSSDSSVAGTCPTVFVVTRTYTVTDDCGNSTDIQQTINIKDETAPVVTGSLNSIDQEGCEASDAPAAVTTVAGLVALGGVTAITDACDLDLTVTSSDSSVAGTCPTVFVVTRTYTITDDCGNSTDIQQTINIKDETAPVVTGNLNSIDQEGCEASDAPAAVTTVAGLVALGGVTAITDACDSDLTITSSDSSVAGTCPTVFVVTRTYTITDDCGNSTDIQQTINIKDETAPSVTGSLNSIDQEGCEASDAPAAVTTVAGLVALGGVTAITDACDSDLTVTSSDSSVAGTCPTVFVVTRTYTVTDDCGNSTDIQQTINIVDTTDPTWTNEPTDMTSVVCDPATNAQTFSDWLASFSGTDSCGTASVTHNSTGLSDACGGTGTETVTFTLTDGCGNSITKDATFTIIDTTNPVITVQAQNIEVECDGSGNNNEIQTWLDNNGNAEATDTCGDVTWSNDYNGATSDCSTPVLVTFTATDACGNSITTSATYAIKDTVVPTITVQAADETVECDGSGNTTALQTWLNSNGGATASDDCSSITWTNNYTELSNGCSPVNGSATVTFRATDGCGNFSETTATFTIQDVTAPVVTGSLNSIDQEGCEASDAPAAVTTVAGLVALGGVTAITDACDSDLTVTSSDSSVAGTCPTVFVVTRTYTVTDDCGNSTDIQQTINIKDETAPVVTGSLNSIDQEGCEASDAPAAVTTVAGLIALGGVTAITDACDSDLTVTSSDSSVAGTCPTVFVVTRTYTITDDCGNSTDIQQTINIIDTTDPTWTNEPTDMTSVVCDPATNAQTFSDWLASFSGTDSCGTASVTHNSTGLSDACGGTGTETVTFTLTDGCGNSITKDATFTIIDTTNPVITVQAQNIEVECDGSGNNNEIQTWLDNNGNAEATDICGDVTWSNDYNGATSDCSTPVLVTFTATDACGNSITTSATYAIKDTVVPTITVQAADETVECDGSGNTTALQIWLDSNGGATASDDCSSITWTNNYTEISNGCSPVNGSATVTFRATDGCGNFSETTANFTIQDTNDPTFVEALPGNMVVSCDAIPDPVVLTATDNCDTQVDVVYTQTTSGDDDACPSEYIITRKWVVNDCSGNTIEHIQTLTIEDTTAPTFVETLPEDVTVSCDNIPNPVVLTATDNCDAQVDVVYTETNTGHDDACGSEYMITRKWSVSDCSGNTTNHIQTITVQDLEAPEFVEALPGDMVVSCDAIPDPVVLTATDNCDTQVDVVYTQTTSGDDDACPSEYIITRKWVVNDCSGNTIEHVQTLTIEDTTAPTFVETLPEDVTVSCDNIPNPVVLTATDNCDAQVDVVYTETNTGHDDACGSEYMITRKWSVSDCSGNTTNHIQTITVQDLEAPEFVEVLPGDMVVSCDAIPDPVVLTATDNCDTQVDVVYTQTTSGDDDACPSEYIITRKWVVNDCSGNTTEHVQTINVEDTTAPVFVEALPANATVSCDAIPDPVALTATDNCDTQVDVVYTQTTSGDDDACPSEYIITRKWVVNDCAGNTTEHVQTINVEDTTAPVFVEALPANATVSCDAIPEAEVLTATDNCDAQVSVNYSESFSGNDDACPSVYTITRTWSVSDCAGNTTEHVQTINVEDTTAPTFVEALPANATVSCDAIPEAEVLTATDNCDAQVSVNYSESFSGNDDACPSIYTITRTWSVSDCAGNTTEHVQTINVEDTTAPTFVEALPANATVSCDAIPEAEVLTAIDNCDAQVSVNYSESFSGNDDACPSVYTITRTWSVSDCAGNTTEHVQTINVEDTTAPTFVEALPANATVSCDAIPEAEVLTATDNCDAQVSVNYSESFSGNDDACPSVYTITRTWSVSDCAGNTTEHVQTINVEDTTAPVFVETLPANVTVSCDAIPEAEVLTATDNCDAQVSVNYSESFSGNDDACPSVYTITRTWSVSDCAGNTTEHVQTINVEDTTAPTFVEALPANATVSCDAIPEAEVLTATDNCDAQVSVNYSESFSGNDDACPSIYTITRTWSVSDCAGNTTEHVQTINVEDTTAPTFVEALPANATVSCDAIPEAEVLTATDNCDAQVSVNYSESFSGNDDACPSIYTITRTWSVSDCAGNTTEHVQTINVEDTTAPTFVEALPANATVSCDAIPEAEVLTATDNCDAQVSVNYSESFSGNDDACPSIYTITRTWSVSDCAGNTTEHVQTINVEDTTAPVFVEALPANATVSCDAIPEAEVLTAIDNCDAQVSVNYSESFSGNDDACPSVYTITRTWSVSDCAGNTTEHVQTINVEDTTAPVFVEALPANATVSCDAIPEAEVLTATDNCDAQVSVNYSESFSGNDDACPSVYTITRTWSVSDCAGNTTEHVQTINVEDTTAPVFVETLPANVTVSCDAIPEAEVLTATDNCDAQVSVNYSESFSGNDDACPSVYTITRTWSVSDCAGNTTEHVQTINVEDTTAPTFVEALPANATVSCDAIPEAEVLTATDNCDSEVIVVYNEEQGTAAEGCASSYTITRTWSVSDCAGNETIHEQVITVEDTEAPILITSLDEEITVECDAIPEIPELEFEDNCTENITDIDFEETNTFDGTDADYTIIRVWTVSDECGNTSEFTQQINVSVNENITEVSDSKCIDDGIVDLNDYLNDQSTDGTWEVVSGNLLLESDGTFDPQDLELGDYVFSYTVSDEGCLDTTRVTININDDCVVLPCGQEDVMISKAVTPNGDQWNENFEVTGVESCGFIVKVQIFNRWGSKVYQSNNYTNNWNGITDGASFGGATRLPAGTYYYIVELENSGLKPFTGAIYLGTK